In the Rhinoderma darwinii isolate aRhiDar2 chromosome 13, aRhiDar2.hap1, whole genome shotgun sequence genome, one interval contains:
- the LOC142665800 gene encoding protein-glutamine gamma-glutamyltransferase E-like has protein sequence MYNSSELILRRGQSCRITLEFNQPLTDWQSIVFTAETGPKNSGYNTNIEFAMSSSWSSGMWSAVLESSPGNSLRIIMSSPANAIIGRYDLSVRITVMGQTSTYSLGKFILLFNPWCLDDEVYMANEEERKEYILNDHGVIFMGNDKHFAGIGWNYGQFENNILNICLDILDKSLNYQKDPAADCSQRHSPIYVGRVVSAMVNSNDDFGVLEGRWENEFSEGVDPNSWNGSVEILWKWYNDDYKPVKYGQCWVFAAVMCTVYRCLGIPTRVITNFNSAHNTDGNMAIDMHYDTEGKFLEISNDSIWNFHVWDECWFMRRDLGLFYSGWQVLDSTPQEQSQGVYRCGPTSVIAVKEGDLHVGYDTPFVFAEVNADRVTWVMHKDGSKEKAHSDSKYVGQNISTKAVGSDTRVDVTHNYKYPEGSPQEREVFEKATRNMSLYRQPSENVNANYIPMRNRPRNNNPLGRLSSSTPNLLTSVNGRAAVLNGSGRPLSSSPSTGSLFRPPHIPSTGNSFRPSSPSPIPSRLSAPSFDGPDISGKFKLLSPVVLGEDINLILNLQNLTPYHRPVKVNLSASSILYTGRRVNDIFTDQKSLIISPSQDAHISLQIPYSHYYKYINDGNMIQVVALCELPFGEKVVVTKDLVLENPPITIKPLGNSILHRTMALEIRFTNPLNMAINDCILVVEGSGLIDRQLTTMVPYLKPKEKIRFKVELTPYRMGTRQLIVNFKCKHFSIKGYQLLNVESW, from the exons ATGTATAACAGCTCTGAGCTGATACTGCGGAGGGGACAATCTTGCAGAATAACACTAGAGTTTAACCAACCTCTTACGGACTGGCAAAGTATAGTGTTTACTGCAGAAACAG GCCCTAAGAACTCAGGATACAACACGAATATAGAATTTGCCATGTCCAGCTCATGGAGCAGTGGGATGTGGAGTGCAGTTTTGGAGTCCAGTCCTGGGAATTCTCTGCGCATCATCATGTCCAGCCCAGCAAACGCCATCATAGGAAGATATGACCTCAGTGTTCGTATAACCGTGATGGGACAAACATCCACATACTCACTTGGAAAATTTATTCTGCTCTTTAACCCATGGTGTCTAG ATGATGAAGTGTATATGGCCAATGAAGAAGAGAGGAAAGAATATATTCTGAATGATCATGGTGTCATATTCATGGGGAATGATAAACATTTTGCTGGCATTGGTTGGAACTATGGTCAG TTTGAAAACAACATTCTTAATATTTGCTTGGACATCCTGGACAAAAGCCTGAATTACCAGAAAGACCCCGCAGCAGACTGCTCCCAGAGACACAGCCCTATCTATGTGGGAAGGGTTGTCAGTGCAATG GTCAACAGTAATGATGACTTTGGTGTTCTTGAGGGAAGGTGGGAAAATGAATTTTCAGAAGGTGTTGATCCAAATAGCTGGAATGGAAGTGTTGAAATTCTTTGGAAATGGTACAATGACGACTACAAACCAGTGAAATATGGCCAGTGCTGGGTATTTGCAGCTGTCATGTGCACAG tCTATAGGTGCCTTGGCATTCCAACCAGAGTGATCACAAATTTCAACTCTGCCCATAACACAGATGGAAACATGGCTATTGACATGCATTATGACACAGAAGGAAAATTTCTAGAGATCTCCAATGACAGTATCTG GAATTTCCACGTCTGGGATGAATGCTGGTTTATGAGGAGAGACCTTGGTCTTTTCTATAGTGGGTGGCAGGTACTTGATTCAACTCCTCAAGAACAAAGTCAAG GCGTTTATCGCTGTGGACCGACCTCAGTGATTGCAGTTAAAGAAGGAGATTTGCACGTCGGTTACGACACGCCCTTTGTGTTTGCTGAGGTGAATGCAGATCGTGTTACTTGGGTTATGCATAAAGACGGCAGCAAGGAGAAAGCCCACAGTGATAGCAAGTATGTTGGTCAAAACATCAGCACCAAGGCAGTGGGTTCTGATACCCGAGTGGATGTAACACACAACTACAAATATCCAGAAG GATCTCCTCAAGAAAGAGAGGTATTTGAGAAGGCCACCAGAAATATGTCATTATATAGACAGCCATCAGAAAATGTAAATGCAAACTACATTCCCATGAGAAACAGACCAAGGAATAATAATCCACTTGGACGACTTTCATCATCTACTCCAAATTTACTGACTTCTGTAAATGGAAGAGCAGCTGTTTTAAATGGAAGTGGAAGACCCCTATCATCTTCACCTTCCACAGGAAGCCTTTTCCGTCCACCGCATATACCATCAACAGGAAATTCTTTCCGCCCATCATCTCCTTCACCAATTCCTTCACGCCTTTCAGCACCATCATTTGATGGACCAGACATATCTGGGAAGTTTAAACTCCTCAGTCCTGTAGTGTTGGGAGAAGATATCAACTTAATTTTAAATTTACAAAACCTTACTCCTTATCACAGACCAGTTAAGGTGAATCTAAGCGCTTCCTCTATTCTGTACACGGGAAGGAGAGTGAATGACATCTTCACAGATCAGAAGTCTCTTATCATCAGTCCAAGTCAAG ATGCACACATCTCCTTGCAGATTCCCTACTCCCACTACTATAAATACATCAATGATGGGAATATGATACAAGTGGTTGCCCTTTGTGAATTACCTTTTGGAGAGAAAGTTGTGGTTACAAAGGATCTTGTCTTGGAGAATCCACCTATTACTATCAAG CCTCTTGGTAACTCTATACTGCACAGGACAATGGCGCTGGAGATTAGGTTTACAAACCCACTTAATATGGCCATCAATGACTGTATCCTGGTGGTGGAGGGCAGTGGTCTTATTGACAGGCAGCTTACCACAAT GGTGCCCTACTTGAAACCAAAAGAGAAAATAAGATTCAAGGTGGAGCTAACGCCTTACAGGATGGGCACAAGGCAACTTATAGTGAATTTTAAGTGTAAACATTTTTCAATTAAAGGCTACCAACTGCTGAATGTAGAGTCCTGGTAA